One genomic window of Metopolophium dirhodum isolate CAU chromosome 4, ASM1992520v1, whole genome shotgun sequence includes the following:
- the LOC132942736 gene encoding uncharacterized protein LOC132942736, producing MDEFTVGVLIEWGFKELIDTFKDEEIGKDDFLSLTELMESIKYTEASIPIEISPLVLEDQISRFKILKDLFFLIHLNIFISYKYLGEHVDKINISDITNFELHDVEGVKNNIDLFSDENVFGNTSLLESNDNTKISLFIGGSYQDPGKNLTNHIGTSNNDCHQSLSTDEIVEANKAKDYISKILNKYSDGKVVLNYYESVGTLNQFIRNSLSSIIIKHEIQQSIKIDKNKFTLLAKGIEQLFLSETGQTYFTPYFKDGNNVHPMRGKLYDKYCNLRKQIKQINPSKVIVTTQSTENDILIDDECKEKILWLKNNTQPTLTLHKYWTETSNYRLTIKENCIELYPAFKSPTGHLLIEIDFQTLYPGKDKLLFHKFDVFKVKLIKYIDKLNKRFSLQDESTLLSELKTQSRPGNDNISVLKLLPQLFQPLTIKLDKKRKRDGKHSIWRPSKAEQADSFVLFIPDVAELRNVHAQKIEKAVQYGTTLQPYIIIVDNTDIYAVINSIYYKLETPLKALDVCYKSYFALNLNYPQESEQIWLFIQNYFFDTTLKSDKHVLFVKTFINDLKNM from the exons ATGGATGAATTTACTGTTGGTGTGCTGATTGAATGGGGATTTAAGGAACTCATCGATACGTttaaag ATGAAGAAATCGGTAAAGATGACTTTTTGTCATTAACGGAACTAATG GAATCGATCAAATATACTGAAGCATCTATACCTATTGAAATTTCACCTTTAGTGCTGGAAGATCAAATAAGTAGGTTCAAAAtcttaaaagatttatttttcttaatacacttgaatatttttatttcatataaatatctaGGTGAGCATgtagacaaaataaatatatcagaCATAACAAACTTTGAGTTGCACGATGTTGAAGgtgtaaaaaataacattgatttaTTTTCCGATGAAAATGTATTTGGTAACACATCACTGCTTGAATctaatgataatacaaaaatatcactaTTTATAGGCGGTAGTTATCAAG ATCCTGGAAAAAATTTGACCAACCATATTGGCACTTCAAATAATGACTGCCATCAATCATTAAGTACTGATGAAATTGTTGAg GCCAATAAAGCAAAagattatataagtaaaatattgaataaatatagtGATGGGAAAGTAgtactaaattattatgagtCTGTTGGTACATTAAATCAATTCATTAGAAATAGTTTATCTTCCATCATTATTAAACATGAAATTCAGCAGTCtatcaaaattgataaaaataaatttacactaTTAGCAAAAG gCATTGAACAATTATTTCTAAGTGAGACTGGTCAAACCTATTTTACCCCTTATTTTAAAGACGGAAATAATGTACACCCAATGCGAGGGAAACTATATGACAAATACTGTAATCTACGAAagcaaattaaacaaataaatccaTCAAAGGTTATTGTAACAACACAGTCGAcagaaaatgatattttaattgatgacg AgtgtaaagaaaaaatattgtggcTTAAGAACAACACACAACCTACCCTTACTTTACATAAATATTGGACTGAGACATCAAATTATAGATTgacaataaaagaaaattgtatcgAACTTTATCCTGCTTTTAAAAGTCCTACTGGTCATTTATTA aTTGAGATTGATTTCCAGACTTTGTATCCTGGAAAAGATAAACTCCTATTTCATAAGTTTGATGTATTTAAAGTGAAGTTAATCAAGTATATTGATAAACTAAACAAACGTTTTTCATTACAAGACGAGTCTACTTTACTTTCCGAACTTAAAACCCAGTCAAGGcctg gtAATGATAACATATCTGTTCTTAAACTTTTGCCTCAACTTTTTCAACCATTAACAATCAAGTTGGACAAAAAGCGTAAACGAGACGGTAAACATTCAATTTGGAGACCATCAAAGGCTGAACAGGCAGattcttttgttttatttatacct GATGTCGCAGAATTAAGAAATGTTCATGCCCAAAAAATAGAGAAGGCAGTTCAATATGGTACAACATTACaaccatatataataattgttgacaaCACTGACATTTATGCTGTGATCAACAGCATATATTACAAGTTGGAAACACCGTTAAAAGCGTTAGATGTTTGTTACAAATCATATTTTGCTCTGAATTTAAACTATCCTCAAGAAAGTGAACAAATTTGGTTGTTTATCCAAAACTATTTCTTTGATACAACACTCAAGTCCgataaacatgttttatttgttaaaacatttatcAACGATTTAAAAAACATGTAA